A part of Papilio machaon chromosome 21, ilPapMach1.1, whole genome shotgun sequence genomic DNA contains:
- the LOC106713040 gene encoding ectonucleoside triphosphate diphosphohydrolase 5, with translation MGKFSTYRYLELKESSSLGPVSSRSISLKRPRRLKRVFILLIVVAVCGTYLMGLLAGQPRWLDGLAKSLGYESAHHYAVVIDAGSSGTRVLAYKFRVPFAVFGEASLDLVEEYFEQSKPGLSSYADDPEKGAESVVSLVRKAEGLTPAAERARTPLLVRATAGLRLLPPHKAQRLLEHVARALARLGYAAAEGGADVQIMDGSDEGVFIWYTLNLLHDLMLGETMAALDLGGGSTQITFQLQEEEAARAQPADTRVLRAGAANRTLYTHSYLRLGLLAARHGLLQHEAGADRDNFTTVCVDPIVQAEPWTYAGRRHLVSGAPRPPGMKREAAYARCHALVRAHTLRTLGAPPPRAPPAAAAMSYFYDVAADAGLIDVMSGGRVSVAQYRAAAVRACSAANVDQPWACLDLAFVTALLHDAYGIRDDDHVSLFKKVNGHEVSWALGLAYTTVRDRLAAAPTAPGATPAPAA, from the exons ATGGGAAAGTTCAGTACCTACAGGTATTTAGAG ttaaaagAAAGCAGCTCTTTGGGGCCAGTGAGCTCACGGAGCATCTCGCTAAAACGACCGCGACGCCTCAAGCGAGTCTTCATTCTGCTCATAGTGGTGGCTGTCTGCGGGACTTACCTCATGG GGCTGTTGGCGGGTCAGCCGCGCTGGCTGGACGGGCTGGCCAAGAGCCTGGGCTACGAGAGCGCGCACCACTACGCCGTGGTCATCGACGCCGGCTCCTCCGGCACCAGGGTGCTCGCCTACAAGTTCCGCGTGCCCTTCGCAG tattcgGTGAGGCAAGCTTGGACCTGGTCGAAGAATATTTCGAGCAATCCAAACCTGGTCTGTCTTCATATGCGGACGATCCGGAGAAG ggcgCCGAGAGCGTGGTGTCTCTGGTGCGCAAGGCGGAGGGCCTGACGCCGGCGGCGGAGCGCGCGCGCACTCCGCTGCTGGTGCGCGCCACCGCCGGCCTGCGACTGCTGCCCCCGCACAAGGCGCAGCGCCTGCTGGAACATGTCGCCCGCGCCCTCGCACG GCTGGGGTACGCGGCGGCCGAGGGCGGCGCCGATGTGCAGATCATGGACGGCTCGGATGAGGGCGTCTTCATCTGGTACACCCTCAATCTGCTGCACG ATCTGATGTTGGGCGAGACGATGGCCGCCCTGGACCTGGGCGGCGGCTCCACGCAGATCACCTTCCAGCTGCAGGAGGAGGAggcggcgcgcgcgcagccCGCGGACACGCGCGTGCTGCGCGCCGGCGCCGCCAACCGCACGCTCTACACGCACAGCTACCTGCGGCTGGGCCTGCTGGCGGCGCGGCACGGCCTGCTGCAGCACGAGGCCGGCGCCGACCGCGACAACTTCACCACCGTCTGCGTCGACCCCATCGTGCAGGCCGAGCCCTGGACCTACGCCGGCCGCCGCCATCTCGTGAGCGGCGCCCCCCGCCCCCCCGGCATGAAGCGCGAGGCCGCCTACGCGCGCTGCCACGCCCTCGTGCGCGCCCACACGCTGCGCACGCTGGGcgcgcccccgccccgcgcgccgcccgccgccgccgccatgAGCTACTTCTACGACGTGGCGGCGGACGCGGGGCTCATCGACGTGATGTCTGGCGGCCGCGTGTCCGTGGCGCAGTACCGCGCCGCCGCAGTGCGCGCCTGCTCCGCCGCCAACGTCGACCAGCCCTGGGCCTGTCTCGACCTCGCCTTCGTCACCGCGCTGCTGCACGACGCGTACGGCATCCGCGACGACGACCACGTCTCC TTGTTCAAGAAAGTGAACGGACACGAAGTGTCGTGGGCGCTGGGGCTCGCCTACACCACGGTGCGCGACCGCCTGGCCGCCGCGCCCACCGCACCCGGCGCgacccccgcgcccgccgcatAG
- the LOC106713055 gene encoding phosphoglycerate mutase 1: protein MAAKYKIVMIRHGESEWNQKNLFCGWYDADLSDKGREEAVAAGKALKAEGYQFDVAHTSVLKRAQITLNSILTEIGQPDLPVNKTWRLNERHYGGLTGLNKAETAAKYGEAQVQIWRRSFDIPPPPMEKEHPYYETIVKDPRYAGDPKPEEFPMFESLKLTIERTLPYWNNVIVPQIKEGKRIIIAAHGNSLRGIVKHLDNLSDAAIMELNLPTGIPFVYELDENLQPVDSMVFLGDEETVRKAMAAVAAQGKAK, encoded by the exons ATGGCTGCAAAATATAAGATTGTGATGATCCGGCACGGAGAAAGTGAATGGAATCAGAAAAACTTGTTTTGTGGTTGGTACGACGCTGACCTTAGTGACAAGG GTAGAGAGGAAGCTGTCGCCGCCGGTAAAGCTTTAAAAGCCGAAGGCTACCAATTTGATGTCGCCCATACATCGGTTTTGAAAAGAGCTCAAATAACGTTAAATTCAATTCTCACCGAAATCGGACAGCCGGATTTGCCGGTTAACAAAACTTGGCGCTTGAACGAGAGGCATTACGGTGGTCTTACGGGTCTTAACAAAGCTGAGACTGCCGCCAAGTATGGCGAAGCGCAG GTCCAAATTTGGCGACGAAGCTTCGACATTCCACCACCACCGATGGAGAAGGAGCACCCCTACTATGAGACCATTGTGAAAGATCCTCGCTACGCCGGGGATCCAAAGCCTGAAGAATTCCCAATGTTTGAAAGCTTGAAGCTTACTATTGAAAGAACACTTCCATACTGGAACAATGTTATTGTTCCCCAg ATTAAGGAAGGAAAGAGAATTATAATAGCAGCTCACGGAAACAGTTTAAGAGGAATTGTTAAGCATTTAGACA ATCTGAGTGACGCGGCCATAATGGAACTGAACCTGCCCACGGGCATCCCGTTCGTGTACGAGTTGGACGAGAACCTGCAGCCGGTGGACTCCATGGTGTTCCTGGGGGACGAGGAGACGGTGCGCAAGGCCATGGCGGCCGTCGCGGCGCAGGGCAAGGCCAAGTAG
- the LOC106713045 gene encoding uncharacterized protein LOC106713045 yields MRDTFASDSVIDSPTRESVKIIDGCYNSNIFKAKPFLSSRRAFQSSAEKISKTFKSVRNTFGNLSQHFRVSGRRRHRLAEAGSPCKSPSTPVTKKKGLLGRSPAKLYSPFGIETPHSRDFRMSPYMPDTPDGLSPKRRVGVSQSWHQLAKKRPRALFR; encoded by the exons ATGAGAGATACGTTTGCGTCCGACTCCGTTATTGATTCGCCGACTCGTGAAAGTGTGAAAATTATTGACGGTTGTTAcaatagcaatatttttaaagccaAGCCGTTTTTAAGTTCCCGTCGAGCGTTTCAGTCTAGCGCTgagaaaatatcaaaaacgTTTAAAAGTGTTCGAAACACTTTCGGCAATTTGTCGCAG CATTTCAGAGTGAGCGGCAGGCGCAGACACAGGCTAGCGGAGGCTGGATCTCCGTGCAAGAGTCCTTCTACACCAGTCACTAAAAAGAAGGGG TTGCTGGGCAGGAGCCCCGCCAAGCTGTACAGCCCATTTGGCATTGAGACCCCACACAGCCGAGACTTCCGCATGTCACCCTACATGCCTGACACCCCCGACGG GCTTTCACCAAAGAGACGTGTGGGTGTCAGTCAGTCATGGCACCAGTTGGCGAAGAAGAGGCCGCGGGCGCTGTTCCGCTGA
- the LOC106713056 gene encoding protein lethal(2)k10201 yields GAEAGRRRLHEAPFAREAPPARLGVRHLDDELHYHDPAGAGRALTCGLCGRALASPHLLDLHVQEEHDSFFAALAATRPSYCCYIEECKEKFTNPEERFGHCVTVHKLPKDFRFYQKPKTPKNKNNKNESTDMDDKEVKHKLFTLSNSKGKAFVKSCRRRRTSSDDTSAMNVDEVGTSFVPVANISDDSCAQK; encoded by the exons GGGGCGGAGGCGGGGAGGCGCAGACTGCACGAGGCGCCGTTTGCGCGGGAGGCGCCGCCCGCGCGCCTCGGCGTGCGTCATCTTGACGACGAGCTACACTACCACGACCC GGCGGGTGCGGGGCGCGCGCTGACTTGCGGACTCTGCGGGCGCGCGCTGGCCTCGCCGCACCTGCTGGACCTGCACGTGCAGGAGGAGCACGACTCCTTCTTCGCGGCGCTGGCTGCCACCAGGCCCTCC TATTGCTGCTACATAGAGGAATGCAAGGAGAAGTTCACGAATCCCGAGGAACGCTTCGGTCATTGCGTCACAGTACATAAGCTACCAAAAGATTTCAGATTCTATCAAAAACCGAAAACaccaaagaataaaaataacaaaaatgaatCCACGGACATGGATGATAAGgaagtaaaacataaattatttactttaagtaACAGCAAGGGAAAGGCTTTTGTGAAAAGTTGCAGAAGAAGGAGGACGAGTAGTGACGACACTAGCGCCATGAATGTGGACGAAGTCGGAACTTCATTCGTACCTGTTGCCAACATTTCCGACGATTCATGcgcacaaaaataa
- the LOC106713038 gene encoding uncharacterized protein LOC106713038, translated as MSDSSSEEDLSRFQEVVDNSFIKSVNTSTRIGTTSSYGDQKLRSERYLEEAGHYNDVKVSNELQKRIAAKVSEIINRNLIFIDVEPPKMKRETFVGGVKLFKDSKDLLSCEDLRDTATERHNELARNIRKRKCLIDEEALDERDKIKSAAVSGEQVLSQDDTKYWKSRRREKIFKYRRSTSHSNVLIAAECSN; from the exons ATGTCAGATTCATCATCAGAGGAAGACTTATCACGATTTCAAGAGGTTGTGGATAACTCATTTATTAAATCCGTGAATACTAGCACAAGAATTGGAACAACCAGTAGTTATGGTG ATCAAAAATTGCGCTCCGAAAGATATTTAGAAGAAGCTGGTCATTACAACGATGTTAAAGTATCCAATGAGCTACAGAAGAGGATTGCTGCTAAAGTATcggaaattataaatagaaatttaatatttattgatgtgGAACCTCCTAAGATGAA GAGAGAGACATTTGTAGGCGGGGTTAAACTGTTTAAAGACTCTAAGGACTTGTTGTCATGCGAAGATCTTAGAGATACGGCAACGGAAAGACACAATGAATTGGCAAGAAATATaaggaaaagaaaatgtttaatagatGAAGAAGCATTGGATGAGAGAG ACAAAATAAAGAGTGCAGCAGTAAGCGGAGAACAAGTTCTATCACAAGACGACACAAAGTATTGGAAGTCGAGGAGAAGAGAGAAGATCTTTAAATATAGGAGAAGCACGAGTCACAGCAATGTCTTAATTGCTGCCGAGTGTTCTAACTGA
- the LOC106713039 gene encoding uncharacterized protein LOC106713039 codes for MPPKKRGGRSIGSVKAKLVSRVRKNQNTKPNSLPILSFDVLTENGLGTNSTTTRKVTTTANNEMQIKLSNEVIEPDITKGMLLTEHEPKNMRITRNNYLKLQPKKESISEDEIKTDAVLNVQPVTVMSLQENKDAPMTRKRKLVKNNSPESEDSSTTTKRRCKNKGGVNKNNITIRKQTKTNNRRKVIKNKKSSAFQQTVSDQPSPISPRKVMEVRNKESLNFEVTITGAPPPPEGPELSAPSPFASCAPSPPPSAPCAPSPPPSASCAPSPSAPCAPSPPPSAPCAPSPPPSAPCAPSPSPSPCPSWTRDISSSSAVTCFTVRTDDIVCIDNKLPLLRLTDVVRAPRPAPAPAPDRARSASRSSSSSTSCSSASSDTRPGYSNTGSHADLPGDDDDDDRALEKLSTEFKKKDVEMIELISCENRNDSPALRNLRKRVCKALTEESEVIAHCNALKKLLIRNYEELFSDIEPCENREVVRPQDEHFIKPREVRKSNPCETAIKPGSKTICDERGRAPTPAPLPACPNPGDERGNDDDDALSLFAESITGLDSSRRHDSLPQDNSLPGDSGEYIPRPKNGNKKSETVTYRPSLIGERNEDGPRDQKVKIVCEKQNADSTSMYRENRNFYDNTSDIGVDNESLWPWPGSPRAAAAPPAPLTPPMPPAPDSPPAPDTPPASDTPPAPAVKPGPEGAGRPVFIANIYPVPTKIKSFVFMGVCFYNLASKCKRERCQFLHADLPASTLSARLRRLDGDALFVHEYMTMRSWAALRRRYGLAFVLEGVRRGLARVLLEMAIDFARCSAPNHPEDKALTVKVLEAIMLYLNTIDVREYGEFLEFPATDGRLLCDIFMETLASTQNFSRFKSIFVNLTEFMDRIPRPFEFEVASALLERVCILPHETRTAAAMLVVLRRTSPRVLHNAMFGLFQRRLAADERLARDFEALKRSAELQAAAEPWPSGGFSPDTTDCASAAPANAIDSHLVESFRKLGSSG; via the exons atgcCTCCAAAAAAACGAGGCGGTAGGTCTATTGGAAGTGTAAAAGCAAAATTGGTTTCACGCGTTCgcaaaaatcaaaatacaaaACCAAATTCTCTGCCTATATTAAGTTTTGACGTACTCACAG AGAATGGGTTAGGCACAAACAGTACAACTACTAGAAAAGTGACCACAACAGCCAACAATGAAATGCagattaaattatcaaatgaaG TAATTGAACCAGACATAACGAAAGGAATGCTGCTCACCGAACATGAACCCAAAAACATGAGGATTACACGGAATAACTATTTAAAGTTACAGCCAAAGAAAGAGAGTATTTCagaagatgaaataaaaacagatgCAGTGTTAAATG TTCAGCCAGTAACAGTTATGTCGctacaagaaaataaagatGCTCCGATGACAAGGAAAAGAAAACTAGTCAAAAACAATTCACCAGAGTCTGAAG ATTCAAGTACGACAACAAAGCGCCGATGCAAAAACAAAGGAGGTGTAAATAAGAACAACATCACAATAAGAAAGCAAACCAAGACTAATAACAGGAGAAAAGttataaagaacaaaaaatcGTCGGCTTTCCAACAAACGGTCAGCGACCAACCCTCGCCCATTTCTCCTCGGAAAGTTATGGAAGTTAGAAATAAAGAGTCGCTCAACTTCGAGGTCACAATAACCGgggcgccgccgccgcccgagGGGCCCGAGCTCTCCGCGCCCTCGCCATTCGCCTCCTGCGCACCTTCGCCCCCGCCCTCCGCCCCCTGCGCACCTTCGCCCCCGCCCTCCGCCTCCTGCGCACCTTCGCCCTCCGCCCCCTGCGCACCTTCGCCCCCGCCCTCCGCCCCCTGCGCACCTTCGCCCCCGCCCTCCGCCCCCTGCGCACCTTCGCCCTCGCCCTCCCCCTGTCCCTCCTGGACCCGCGACATCTCCAGCTCCAGCGCCGTCACCTGTTTCACTGTACGCACCGACGACATCGTGTGCATCGACAACAAGTTGCCCCTCCTGCGACTCACCGACGTCGTCCGCGCACCtcgccccgcccccgcccccgcccccgacAGAGCGCGCTCCGCCTCTCGGTCCTCGTCCTCCAGCACCAGCTGCTCGAGCGCCAGCTCGGACACTCGGCCCGGCTACTCAAACACCGGCTCGCACGCCGACCTGCCCggcgacgacgacgacgacgacagAGCTCTCGAAAAATTATCCacagagtttaaaaaaaaggacgTGGAAATGATCGAGTTGATCTCTTGCGAAAATAGAAACGACAGCCCCGCGCTCCGGAACTTGCGCAAAAGAGTATGTAAAGCTCTGACGGAGGAGAGCGAAGTGATTGCGCATTGCAacgctttaaaaaaattattaatccgCAACTACGAGGAGTTATTTTCCGATATCGAACCGTGTGAAAACCGAGAGGTCGTCCGCCCCCAGgatgaacattttattaaacctCGTGAAGTTAGAAAATCAAATCCATGTGAAACTGCGATCAAACCGGGATCGAAAACCATCTGCGACGAGAGAGGGAGGGCCCCCACCCCCGCCCCCCTCCCGGCCTGCCCCAACCCCGGCGACGAGCGCGGcaacgacgacgacgacgccCTGTCCCTGTTCGCGGAGAGCATCACCGGCCTCGACTCCTCCCGGAGACACGACTCGCTGCCGCAAGACAACTCCCTTCCCGGAGATTCCGGCGAATATATACCGCGACCTAAAAACGGAAACAAGAAATCTGAAACTGTGACCTACCGGCCCTCGCTTATCGGCGAACGGAACGAGGACGGGCCCCGAGATCAAAAGGTGAAAATAGTTTGCGAGAAACAGAACGCCGATTCTACTTCGATGTACAGAGAGAATCGAAACTTTTACGACAACACGAGCGACATCGGCGTCGATAACGAAAGCCTTTGGCCCTGGCCCGGGTCGCCGCGAGCGGCCGCCGCGCCCCCGGCGCCCCTCACGCCCCCCATGCCCCCCGCGCCCGActcgccccccgcgcccgacACGCCCCCCGCGTCCGACACGCCCCCCGCACCGGCGGTGAAGCCCGGCCCCGAGGGAGCCGGCCGGCCCGTCTTCATAGCAAACATTTACCCCGTACCGACAAAGATTAAGAGCTTCGTGTTCATGGGCGTGTGCTTCTACAACCTCGCCTCGAAATGCAAGCGCGAGCGCTGCCAGTTCCTGCACGCGGACTTGCCGGCGAGCACGCTCAGCGCGCGCCTGCGCCGCCTCGACGGGGACGCGCTGTTCGTGCACGAGTACATGACGATGCGCAGCTGGGCCGCGCTGCGCAGGAGGTACGGGCTCGCCTTCGTGCTGGAGGGCGTGCGCCGCGGCCTCGCCCGAGTCCTGCTCGAGATGGCCATAGACTTCGCGAGGTGTTCCGCCCCGAACCACCCGGAGGACAAGGCTCTGACGGTGAAAGTTTTGGAAGCGATCATGTTGTATTTGAACACGATAGACGTCCGCGAGTACGGGGAGTTCCTCGAGTTTCCCGCGACCGACGGTCGACTGCTCTGCGACATTTTTATGGAAACGCTCGCCAGCACCCAAAACTTTTCCCGATTCAAATCGATATTCGTCAATCTCACCGAGTTCATGGATCGCATCCCGCGGCCGTTCGAGTTCGAGGTGGCGTCGGCGCTGCTGGAGCGCGTGTGCATCTTGCCGCACGAGACGCGCACCGCGGCCGCCATGCTGGTCGTGCTGCGCCGCACCTCGCCCCGCGTGCTGCACAACGCCATGTTCGGCCTGTTCCAGCGCCGGCTGGCGGCCGACGAGCGGTTGGCTCGCGACTTCGAAGCGTTGAAGCGCTCCGCGGAGCTGCAGGCGGCGGCCGAGCCCTGGCCGAGCGGCGGCTTCTCCCCGGACACGACGGACTGCGCG AGCGCAGCGCCCGCTAACGCGATCGATTCCCACCTGGTGGAGTCGTTCAGGAAGCTGGGGTCGAGCGGG
- the LOC106713042 gene encoding mitochondrial import inner membrane translocase subunit Tim22, whose product MTTYTKPPVDPDLLRFSEKNDYDSLAKYLIGNNYRYRENIIIPRILGPVVIKTNEEKMIEATVESCPFKSLTSCIIGYGLGAAVGLFTSSLMPNVTDPMAQQNQTAREILREMKGSMLSYAKNFAILGAVFSGVECCIESARGKSDWKNGTYAGGVTGGLIGLRGGLKAGLFGAAGFAAFSTVIDYYMHQRS is encoded by the exons atgacGACCTACACAAAACCACCCGTGGATCCTGATTTGTTAAGATTTTCGGAAAAAAATGACTATGATTCtttagcaaaatatttaattggcAACAACTATCGCTATCgcgaaaatataataatcccAAGGATTTTGGGTCCagttgtaattaaaacaaatgaagaaaaaatgATAGAAGCAACAGTGGAAAGCTGTCCTTTCAAATCATTAACGAGCTGCATCATTG GTTATGGACTGGGAGCAGCTGTTGGTTTATTTACATCGTCGCTAATGCCAAACGTCACTGACCCTATGGCACAACAAAATCAAACTGCAAGGGAAATTTTACGTGAGATGAAAGGATCTATGTTAAGTTACGCTAAAAACTTTGCCATTCTTGGAGCAGTGTTCTCTGGTGTAGAATGCTGCATTGAAAGTGCCCGTGGAAAATCTGACTGGAAGAATGGTACATATGCGGGAGGTGTCACCGGGGGACTCATTGGGTTGAGAG gTGGACTGAAAGCAGGTTTATTTGGTGCAGCGGGATTTGCTGCGTTCTCAACGGTCATCGACTACTATATGCACCAAAGATCCTGA